In one window of Helianthus annuus cultivar XRQ/B chromosome 17, HanXRQr2.0-SUNRISE, whole genome shotgun sequence DNA:
- the LOC110921264 gene encoding mitochondrial import receptor subunit TOM20, which produces MDGAQNDLERLMIFEHARMNAEAEYAKNPTDVDNLTRWGGALLELSQFGDINESKKMLKDAVSKLDEALSINPAKHEALWCLGNAYTAGAFLTSDFDEAKVQFDDALRCFQKAVEECPGNEHYLQSLASCAKAPELHKEIHKHGGLGQAQQTLGGSSAASSSAKSSAKSKSSDLKYDIFGWIILAVGLVAWVGMAKSNVPPSPPR; this is translated from the exons ATGGACGGTGCTCAAAATGATCTGGAGAGGCTCATGATCTTCGAGCATGCTCGTATGAACGCTGAGGCCGAATACGCCAAGAACCCTACCGATGTAGAT AATTTAACAAGATGGGGTGGAGCTCTGCTGGAATTATCCCAATTTGGAGATATCAATGAGTCAAAGAAGATGCTTAAAG ATGCTGTGTCGAAACTGGATGAGGCGTTATCTATCAATCCGGCAAAACACGAGGCTTTATGGTGCTTAGGGAATGCCTACACTGCTGGTGCATTTCTAACTAGTGACTTTGATGAAGCTAAGGTTCAGTTTGATGATGCACTTCGGTGTTTCCAAAAGGCTGTAGAAGAG TGTCCAGGGAATGAACATTATCTCCAATCTTTGGCATCCTGTGCTAAG GCACCTGAGTTGCACAAAGAGATCCACAAACATGGAGGACTTGGTCAAGCTCAACAGACATTGGGTGGATCATCCGCTGCATCTTCTAGTGCTAAG AGTTCCGCCAAAAGTAAGAGCAGTGATTTGAAGTACGATATATTCGGGTGGATAATTCTTGCTGTTGGGCTTGTTGCATGGGTAGGGATGGCCAAGTCTAACGTGCCTCCATCACCACCGAGATAA